The proteins below are encoded in one region of Flavobacterium nackdongense:
- a CDS encoding DEAD/DEAH box helicase encodes MPLQTLETEIEDKKELYSYQKGDIQAIFERLDNAPANHHLLYQLPTGGGKTVVFSEIVRQYLSKHDKKVVVLTHRIELCKQTSKMLKGFDVKNKIINSKVKELPDQNDYSCFVAMVETLKNRINDEKLHLDNIGLVIIDEAHYNSFRKLLSSFKNAFILGVTATPLSSNIKLPMHQNYDELIVGDNISSLIEKGFLAKAITYSYDVGLTSLKVGINGDYTVKSSDDLYTNMAMQEKLLHAYTEKSLGKKTLIFNNGINTSLYVYETFREAGFDIRHLDNTSNNEDRKAILHWFKHTPDAILTSVGILTTGFDEPTVETIILNRATKSLTLYFQMIGRGSRKLPKKDTFTVIDLGNNAARFGLWNEPVNWQHIFKSPEFYLENLRDDTEIEMYFKYTMPPELRAKFAKTEEVTFDVDEEHKQAIAQNLRSKVVLDKSLEQHAAMCVDNTEELRDAKALCKELDPDIECRLKRYAKCLSQCSKNYREWLVEDYKQKLQLLIGKKYREKIMNEAD; translated from the coding sequence ATGCCTTTACAAACGCTAGAAACAGAAATCGAAGATAAAAAAGAACTTTATTCGTATCAAAAAGGAGATATTCAAGCTATTTTCGAACGATTAGATAATGCCCCTGCCAATCATCATTTATTATACCAACTGCCTACTGGCGGCGGAAAAACAGTGGTTTTTTCAGAAATCGTCCGACAGTATTTGTCCAAACACGACAAAAAAGTAGTCGTATTGACACATAGAATCGAACTTTGTAAGCAAACTTCTAAAATGCTCAAAGGTTTTGATGTCAAAAATAAAATCATCAATAGTAAAGTCAAAGAACTTCCGGATCAAAACGATTATTCTTGTTTTGTAGCTATGGTCGAAACCTTGAAAAATAGAATCAACGACGAAAAGTTGCATCTGGACAACATTGGTTTAGTGATTATCGACGAGGCGCATTACAATTCCTTTCGAAAATTATTGAGTTCGTTCAAGAATGCCTTTATTCTTGGAGTTACTGCAACGCCCTTGAGTTCGAATATTAAGTTGCCAATGCATCAAAATTATGATGAATTAATCGTTGGAGATAACATTAGTTCACTAATCGAAAAAGGTTTTTTGGCCAAAGCCATTACCTATAGTTACGATGTGGGTTTAACTTCGTTAAAAGTAGGAATCAATGGTGATTATACCGTGAAATCCTCCGATGATTTGTATACCAATATGGCAATGCAAGAAAAATTATTGCACGCCTACACCGAAAAATCCTTGGGAAAAAAGACGCTGATTTTCAATAATGGAATCAATACTTCTTTATACGTGTACGAAACCTTTCGAGAGGCGGGTTTTGATATTCGTCATTTGGACAATACCAGTAATAATGAAGATCGAAAAGCGATTTTGCATTGGTTCAAGCACACACCGGATGCTATTTTGACCTCGGTAGGTATTCTTACCACAGGTTTCGATGAGCCTACTGTAGAAACCATCATCCTAAACCGAGCTACAAAATCGCTGACATTATACTTTCAAATGATCGGTCGAGGTTCGCGTAAATTGCCCAAAAAAGATACTTTTACGGTGATCGATTTAGGAAACAACGCCGCTCGTTTTGGCCTGTGGAATGAACCTGTCAATTGGCAGCATATCTTCAAATCGCCTGAATTCTATCTTGAAAACCTGCGCGATGACACAGAAATCGAAATGTATTTTAAATATACGATGCCGCCCGAGTTGCGCGCGAAATTTGCCAAAACCGAGGAGGTCACGTTCGATGTCGATGAAGAACACAAACAAGCCATCGCTCAAAATTTGCGTTCCAAAGTAGTTTTAGACAAATCATTAGAACAACACGCAGCAATGTGTGTCGATAATACCGAGGAATTACGAGATGCCAAAGCCTTATGCAAAGAATTAGACCCAGATATCGAATGCCGTTTGAAACGCTATGCGAAATGCCTCAGTCAATGCAGCAAAAACTACCGCGAATGGCTCGTAGAGGACTATAAGCAAAAACTCCAATTGTTAATAGGGAAGAAGTATCGCGAAAAAATTATGAACGAAGCAGATTAG
- a CDS encoding DUF3817 domain-containing protein: MLRILKNIAILEGVSYLVLLFNMLFIKPSNIELYKTLLYPIGMSHGLLFISYVLLTILLIKSQAWSYKTSLVILGASLLPFATFYVEKKYLR, encoded by the coding sequence ATGTTGAGAATTTTAAAAAATATCGCCATTTTAGAGGGAGTTTCCTATTTAGTATTACTTTTTAATATGCTTTTTATCAAACCTTCAAATATAGAACTTTACAAAACTTTATTATATCCCATAGGAATGAGTCACGGTTTATTGTTTATAAGCTATGTTTTGCTGACCATTTTACTAATCAAATCTCAAGCTTGGAGTTACAAAACATCTTTGGTAATTCTTGGCGCTTCCCTTCTCCCCTTTGCCACTTTTTATGTAGAGAAAAAATATTTGCGTTAA
- a CDS encoding DEAD/DEAH box helicase, whose protein sequence is MAKQFADLGIQESIIKALYDLKIVVPTEIQQKTIPLLLATKTDIVGLAKTGTGKTAAFGLPLLQLINYKIDVIQAVILVPTRELGHQIYTNLKSFTTYLPEVAIAEICGGIPIKPQIERLTKPTHIVVATPGRLIDLMQRKAINLKETQFLVLDEADEMVSILKESLDEIVAELPKNRRTLLFSATMPGTVKQLIQNYLNKNVVQLSADMQTIGNQDINHQYMVVNPEEKLDVLMHFLMTKEGERGIIFCKTKAAVNKLAKNLAINRFSTGALHGSLSQGIRDRIMEQFREGFIKILVATDLAARGIDVKEISYVVHYHLPDVYEVYVHRSGRTARAGAKGFSLTVLQAEEEVEIADFERELGIKFTKFQKPTTENIEENKSILWAKQIFKTKPTQEVSVEVKNKVKTIFHHLTKDELIEKVLAHHALQIKKI, encoded by the coding sequence ATGGCAAAACAATTCGCCGATTTAGGAATCCAAGAATCCATCATAAAAGCACTTTATGATTTAAAAATTGTTGTTCCTACAGAAATTCAGCAGAAAACAATTCCGTTGCTATTGGCCACTAAAACCGATATCGTAGGTTTAGCTAAAACAGGTACAGGAAAGACCGCGGCTTTTGGTTTACCATTACTTCAGTTAATCAATTATAAAATTGATGTAATTCAGGCAGTTATATTAGTTCCAACTCGTGAATTGGGACATCAGATTTATACCAATTTAAAATCCTTTACTACATATCTACCAGAAGTTGCTATAGCAGAAATCTGCGGAGGAATTCCAATAAAACCACAAATAGAACGATTGACTAAACCCACGCATATTGTGGTAGCAACACCCGGAAGATTGATAGATTTAATGCAACGAAAAGCCATCAATTTGAAAGAAACTCAGTTTTTGGTTTTAGACGAAGCCGATGAAATGGTGAGCATTCTGAAAGAAAGTTTAGATGAAATTGTAGCCGAACTGCCCAAAAACCGGAGAACATTGTTATTCTCTGCAACTATGCCAGGCACTGTCAAACAATTGATTCAGAACTATTTGAATAAAAATGTGGTTCAATTAAGTGCAGATATGCAAACCATTGGTAACCAAGATATAAACCATCAGTATATGGTAGTAAATCCTGAGGAAAAATTGGATGTTTTGATGCATTTTTTGATGACGAAAGAAGGCGAACGCGGGATTATTTTTTGCAAAACCAAGGCCGCTGTCAACAAATTGGCAAAAAATTTAGCGATCAACCGATTTTCAACTGGAGCTTTGCACGGAAGTTTGTCACAGGGCATTCGAGACCGAATTATGGAACAATTCCGCGAAGGCTTTATCAAGATTTTGGTCGCAACAGATTTGGCTGCCAGAGGAATTGATGTCAAGGAAATATCTTATGTTGTCCATTATCATTTGCCGGATGTTTACGAAGTCTATGTTCACCGCAGCGGAAGAACGGCACGAGCCGGTGCCAAAGGATTTTCATTGACGGTGCTACAAGCTGAAGAAGAGGTTGAAATCGCAGATTTCGAAAGAGAATTAGGGATCAAATTCACCAAATTCCAAAAACCAACCACCGAAAATATTGAAGAAAACAAATCGATATTATGGGCAAAACAAATTTTTAAAACGAAACCTACGCAAGAAGTGTCGGTCGAAGTTAAAAACAAAGTCAAAACAATTTTTCATCATTTGACCAAAGACGAATTGATTGAAAAAGTATTGGCGCATCACGCTCTGCAAATCAAGAAAATTTAA
- a CDS encoding DUF6155 family protein, giving the protein MSKRDLKKYLSELDKNQLEEQIIELYEKFSPVKIYYDFVFNPKEENLLKESKIKISNEYFPQRSSGKPRKPKMRRSVAQKYIKHFIVLGVDSFIIGDLMLYAIEIAQTFSAEKPVKTELFYKSMLNSYQQAVKFMISNGILDDFKTRINDINNEAIAQNWHNSLEFDAVLERLQW; this is encoded by the coding sequence ATGAGTAAGCGCGATTTAAAAAAATACCTTTCGGAACTCGATAAAAATCAACTCGAAGAACAAATTATCGAGTTGTATGAAAAATTCAGTCCCGTAAAGATTTATTACGATTTTGTTTTCAATCCCAAAGAAGAAAACTTATTGAAGGAAAGTAAAATAAAAATTTCTAATGAATACTTTCCGCAAAGAAGCTCGGGAAAACCGCGAAAACCTAAAATGCGCCGGTCGGTAGCGCAAAAATACATCAAACATTTTATTGTTTTGGGGGTAGATTCCTTCATAATTGGCGACCTTATGCTTTATGCCATCGAAATTGCTCAAACTTTTTCAGCCGAAAAACCGGTAAAAACCGAATTGTTTTATAAAAGTATGTTGAATTCGTATCAGCAAGCAGTTAAATTTATGATTTCCAATGGAATACTAGACGATTTCAAAACTAGAATCAACGACATAAACAACGAAGCTATTGCCCAAAACTGGCACAATAGCCTCGAATTTGATGCTGTTTTAGAACGATTGCAGTGGTGA
- a CDS encoding glyoxalase — MEQRDIFLKEFRGNPLGAVSAQTSSDELFQNQVLRPILKLQNTIFIASFHNYLVKNRIDFSTFSIEKKMAMIENSIQKDIKFRNALKGMVIALFTLEEYEFYIQNSSSLNKRMMGMLIERLKSQVQLL; from the coding sequence ATGGAACAACGCGATATTTTTTTAAAAGAGTTCAGAGGAAATCCCCTCGGTGCTGTCTCTGCACAAACTTCTTCCGACGAATTATTTCAAAATCAAGTACTTCGCCCTATTTTAAAATTACAGAACACCATTTTTATTGCTTCTTTTCACAATTATCTGGTCAAGAACAGAATCGATTTTAGCACTTTTTCAATAGAAAAAAAAATGGCAATGATTGAAAATTCGATTCAAAAAGACATCAAATTCCGAAATGCTTTAAAAGGGATGGTAATTGCTTTATTTACCCTCGAGGAATATGAGTTTTATATTCAAAATTCTTCTAGTCTTAACAAAAGGATGATGGGAATGCTTATCGAAAGACTAAAAAGTCAAGTGCAATTATTATAA